Proteins encoded by one window of Halodesulfovibrio sp. MK-HDV:
- a CDS encoding tetratricopeptide repeat protein, producing the protein MIKHNSSRLIWLIVAVGYLSVALPAETQAASWYWGKHLKFERLVISFDAPVKNFTLSRTGKNELTFVTPQIEQAVKSFTPANNGQRIRNAKFLAAPKDAGKTLRIRTKLNGFRFKTSRAANNKIAIDIYPDGKRKFSPSDAKKNEQAAAKKSAPATKPVVTNQQPERAADPVAQQKPAPSRIKAAPNRTGGKKPFFTADNAFRSRVNTGGPETWVPAPQVQQPQAETPLVAQAETNQPDAVQPTPVPKPAPAAMKEPTPPVAKVAIPEKKLEKVVSSENANTEVVWVDKNGNEVAPPPSPERLLKLAKTALNNGVYSEALDTYKELKRVPTLTKEQRDEVLNGIADTLYAAGKNDLANNYEKIIAATTEAMNFDLKSHKVPSHLLRLGYTNLKIGNIREAGAYFNILRRNYPKDDLVPATYYYWGEHYFKEKDWQNAADNFQYIVQKFPDTKFVREAGVGLAKSLYQLAYYDQAYQIVDYVGKRWPRFYLDYPPFLSQMGDVAYRLGKADEARMHYWTYYNIDPDGDDADMVLARLGDIYLETEEFDAAREIYEEAVRKFPDRDGGLVSLMRLAEEGKYDTPTISGMFSVFDKPYSLKPLEIYSKIIEEYPNSRLAPLARLKKSIWYLWNNQHPEALATASSFMEKHPDHELVPRIKEVAMRSFSVLTANNIKEENYEKILQIWDDFPIVHNQEPKLTPESRVALALSMWKKNQPTKALEVLDPFFQQLKVPEYSEMGLSLALSVYVDNERWGDIIDLTRRVELWELNSESKNQLDYAVALAYENLDQPDNAVALWTRLKSIDDMPRTKEAYINYFLARDAERREDFEPAYKLGMAALRSFKELARKDPEKADTEKIRDLLNSLMDITERTGRSEEALEWARELALAVPEKDPGYPAMRYRIASLYKKTGDTNKWEDILNQLVTADPKSLYGRMATSDLTTQGLSKDASSFSPTGSL; encoded by the coding sequence GTGATAAAACATAATAGTTCCAGACTGATCTGGCTCATAGTGGCGGTAGGATATCTGTCGGTTGCATTACCCGCAGAAACACAGGCTGCATCTTGGTATTGGGGCAAACATCTAAAGTTTGAACGCCTTGTTATTTCTTTTGACGCCCCAGTCAAAAACTTTACGCTCTCCCGTACCGGGAAGAATGAGCTAACTTTTGTCACGCCTCAAATAGAGCAGGCCGTCAAATCTTTTACGCCCGCAAACAACGGGCAACGTATCAGGAACGCCAAGTTCCTTGCTGCTCCTAAAGATGCAGGAAAAACATTGCGCATTCGTACTAAGCTCAATGGATTCCGCTTCAAAACAAGCAGAGCAGCCAATAACAAAATCGCTATTGATATTTACCCTGACGGCAAAAGAAAATTTTCCCCTTCTGATGCCAAGAAAAATGAACAGGCTGCCGCCAAAAAATCGGCACCTGCCACAAAACCAGTTGTTACAAACCAGCAGCCGGAACGTGCAGCAGATCCTGTTGCTCAGCAGAAGCCTGCTCCATCACGTATTAAAGCAGCACCTAACCGTACAGGTGGAAAAAAGCCTTTTTTCACTGCCGACAATGCGTTTCGCTCCCGTGTAAACACCGGTGGCCCTGAGACATGGGTTCCTGCGCCGCAAGTACAGCAACCACAGGCAGAGACACCTTTGGTTGCGCAAGCTGAAACTAATCAGCCTGACGCGGTACAGCCAACACCTGTTCCTAAGCCTGCACCAGCAGCAATGAAAGAACCTACGCCACCAGTGGCCAAGGTTGCCATTCCTGAAAAAAAATTAGAAAAAGTAGTCAGCTCTGAAAATGCAAATACCGAAGTGGTATGGGTGGATAAAAATGGTAACGAAGTGGCACCGCCGCCAAGTCCTGAACGCCTCCTTAAACTTGCAAAAACAGCTCTGAACAACGGAGTATACTCTGAAGCTCTAGATACATACAAAGAGCTTAAACGAGTACCGACCCTGACCAAAGAACAGCGTGATGAAGTGCTTAACGGCATTGCTGACACACTGTACGCAGCCGGCAAGAACGATCTTGCTAACAACTACGAAAAAATTATTGCCGCTACTACTGAGGCAATGAACTTTGATCTTAAAAGCCATAAAGTTCCCAGCCATCTGTTGCGACTCGGGTACACCAACTTAAAAATTGGTAATATCCGTGAAGCAGGAGCGTACTTTAATATCCTGCGCCGCAATTATCCTAAAGATGATCTCGTTCCTGCTACCTATTACTATTGGGGCGAGCATTACTTTAAGGAAAAAGACTGGCAGAATGCAGCGGATAACTTCCAGTACATTGTACAGAAGTTTCCAGATACCAAGTTCGTTCGCGAAGCTGGTGTCGGGCTTGCAAAGTCCCTGTATCAACTTGCTTACTACGATCAGGCATACCAGATTGTAGACTACGTTGGAAAACGCTGGCCACGCTTCTACCTCGACTATCCACCATTCCTCAGTCAAATGGGTGATGTTGCGTATCGTCTTGGCAAAGCGGATGAAGCCCGTATGCATTACTGGACGTACTACAACATTGATCCGGACGGCGACGATGCCGACATGGTTCTTGCTCGCCTCGGCGACATCTACCTTGAAACAGAAGAATTTGATGCTGCGCGCGAAATCTATGAAGAAGCTGTACGCAAATTCCCAGATCGCGATGGTGGTCTTGTGTCACTCATGCGTCTTGCTGAAGAAGGCAAATACGACACTCCAACCATTTCCGGTATGTTCTCTGTGTTCGATAAGCCATACAGCTTAAAACCTCTTGAAATCTACTCCAAGATTATTGAGGAATATCCGAATAGCCGACTTGCACCACTTGCCCGATTGAAGAAATCAATCTGGTACCTGTGGAACAACCAGCATCCGGAAGCTCTGGCTACCGCATCTTCCTTTATGGAAAAACATCCGGATCATGAGCTTGTACCTAGAATCAAAGAAGTTGCCATGCGCTCATTCAGCGTACTGACAGCGAACAATATTAAAGAAGAAAACTACGAGAAAATTCTGCAGATCTGGGATGACTTCCCTATCGTGCATAATCAGGAACCAAAGCTTACCCCTGAAAGCCGCGTGGCGCTTGCTCTTTCCATGTGGAAAAAGAACCAGCCTACAAAAGCGTTGGAAGTTCTCGACCCGTTTTTCCAGCAACTCAAAGTTCCCGAATATTCAGAAATGGGGCTTAGCCTTGCTCTTTCCGTGTACGTAGACAACGAACGCTGGGGTGATATTATTGACCTCACTCGTCGTGTCGAACTTTGGGAACTGAATAGCGAAAGCAAAAACCAGCTCGACTACGCAGTAGCTCTTGCATACGAAAACCTCGATCAGCCTGATAACGCTGTGGCCTTGTGGACACGCTTAAAGAGCATTGACGACATGCCACGTACCAAGGAAGCATATATTAATTACTTCCTTGCCCGTGATGCTGAGCGTCGCGAAGATTTCGAACCGGCATACAAGCTAGGTATGGCAGCGCTTCGTTCATTTAAAGAACTTGCTAGAAAAGATCCTGAAAAAGCAGATACAGAAAAAATCAGAGATTTATTGAACTCGCTCATGGATATTACAGAGCGTACGGGTAGGTCTGAAGAAGCTCTTGAATGGGCTAGAGAACTGGCACTTGCTGTACCTGAAAAAGATCCGGGCTATCCGGCAATGCGTTACAGAATTGCTTCGCTTTACAAGAAGACCGGCGATACCAATAAATGGGAAGATATTCTTAACCAATTGGTTACCGCCGACCCTAAATCTCTGTACGGAAGAATGGCAACATCTGACCTGACAACACAAGGCTTGTCTAAAGATGCTTCATCATTCTCTCCTACTGGAAGTCTGTAA
- a CDS encoding helix-turn-helix domain-containing protein codes for MERMTILCDSNSITPADLPRKILDQVGVIAELPEPISPAPVRPQQAGFQWPCIQDLNEQKLPLKEFLDAVEEKLLLEALQQANGIKNQAAEILGVKRTTLIEKLKKEKN; via the coding sequence ATGGAACGCATGACTATTTTATGCGACTCCAATTCCATTACTCCGGCAGACTTGCCTCGCAAGATCCTTGATCAAGTAGGAGTAATTGCTGAACTTCCGGAACCGATTTCACCAGCACCCGTTCGTCCACAGCAGGCCGGATTCCAATGGCCGTGCATTCAGGATTTGAACGAGCAAAAGCTTCCACTTAAAGAATTCCTCGATGCTGTCGAAGAAAAATTGCTATTGGAAGCCCTCCAGCAAGCGAATGGCATTAAAAACCAAGCCGCTGAGATCTTAGGCGTAAAACGCACCACTCTTATCGAAAAGCTTAAAAAAGAAAAAAATTGA
- a CDS encoding IclR family transcriptional regulator, translating to MSQQSIERATRVLGLFTFENPSWRVSDIAKTLDLAIGTTHGIVKALANSDYLAQNPATKEYKLGLKLMELGSLQSATYELNRKAATPVTYLAQHSNTIGRVGVMYHNAILTTLSTDHQEWHPSSYIGPTVPAYCTGMGRAILSQLPMRELVEHLATVQLLPYTPKTLTDPVELHEEISATRERGYSLVLGETLIHLNTIGAPVFGAEGKVIGGISVSGTSDIIGPETDIVSFANRLLDVASEISVQMGYRAQPKFVDER from the coding sequence ATGTCCCAACAATCTATTGAACGCGCAACCCGAGTACTTGGGTTGTTCACATTTGAAAATCCAAGCTGGCGTGTGAGTGATATTGCAAAGACACTTGATCTTGCTATCGGCACAACACACGGCATTGTAAAAGCTTTGGCTAACAGTGATTATTTGGCGCAGAATCCTGCGACAAAAGAATATAAATTAGGTCTGAAGCTTATGGAGCTTGGCTCGTTGCAGTCCGCTACATACGAGCTTAACCGAAAGGCAGCCACGCCTGTTACCTACCTTGCCCAGCATTCCAATACCATCGGCAGGGTGGGGGTGATGTACCATAATGCAATTTTAACAACATTAAGTACTGATCATCAGGAATGGCATCCTTCCTCATACATAGGTCCCACTGTTCCGGCGTATTGCACAGGCATGGGCAGGGCTATCTTGTCTCAGCTTCCTATGCGTGAACTTGTGGAGCACTTGGCAACTGTACAGTTGCTTCCTTATACCCCTAAAACACTTACCGACCCAGTGGAGTTGCATGAAGAAATTAGTGCAACCCGCGAACGGGGCTATTCGCTAGTTCTTGGTGAAACTCTTATTCATCTTAATACGATTGGTGCACCTGTTTTTGGTGCAGAAGGTAAGGTCATCGGTGGAATCAGCGTAAGTGGTACCAGCGATATTATTGGTCCGGAAACAGATATTGTCAGTTTTGCAAACCGGCTCTTAGACGTTGCATCAGAGATTTCTGTGCAGATGGGCTACAGAGCACAGCCGAAATTTGTGGATGAAAGATAA
- a CDS encoding acetate--CoA ligase family protein, with protein MQNYDAFSHAKTTAHIDFDAITEIFSQAHIEGRTSLYEHEVYRVMESIGSETPPQVKLIPRGTRPSDDELMSLPGKKVVLKIISPTIVHKTEVGGVRIVEREPSKIRSAWRRMMYEVPEKYARWIEQNPEASPEEYAGLSGSALEEAISLDLKGVLLVQFMPPDSDTFGNELIVGLRRTREFGMVLSAGLGGTDAELYAERFKKSQAIVAASTKLTDGEAFFNHFRQTISFEKLAGRTRGQERIVSDDQLLECFDACILLANYYSPTNPEAPFIIDEFEINPFAFTDFLMVPLDGLCRFSLPEKAITPRPVAKIKNLLHPETIGIIGVSASRENFGRIILRNVLAEGYPKEQVRIIRDGCDEIDGVRCIPSVDAEGKLDLLVVAVPAKHLPAVVDEVIEKDAASSVMLIAGGLGETEESYERAQQVIAQINKAHESSDGGPVFIGANCMGIVSRPGGYNTWFIPEDKFPKNGLGTPRRAALVSQSGAFMLFGLSRYPHLSPNYMISMGNQTDLTLGDMVTYLKDDDNVDVIAVYAEGFNDLDGLAFCRSVREAVMAGKEVVFYKAGRTPEGKSATSGHTASLAGDYMVAESCVRQAGAVVAQTVEQFQDLFVLAETLHSKKVEGNRLGAISGAGFEAVSMADSIDVGTFTMKLAPFSEKANNGLRALLKEKRLESLVSISNPMDITPAGDDELHVEIAKIMLDEPTVDAVVLALTPLSPMMQSLNTEKGEPFSMHNEESVLSRALELAKQSDKPLVCASDGGMLFEPMREALNEAGVPVFQTADRAVAALARYVQSRLHAKSIRCGGCGIR; from the coding sequence ATGCAGAATTACGACGCCTTTTCGCACGCGAAGACTACAGCTCATATTGATTTTGACGCAATTACAGAAATCTTTTCACAGGCGCATATAGAAGGGCGTACCTCTTTATACGAGCACGAAGTATATCGTGTTATGGAGAGTATCGGTTCCGAAACTCCGCCGCAGGTTAAACTGATTCCACGGGGAACTCGTCCGTCTGATGATGAACTGATGAGTCTTCCCGGTAAAAAAGTTGTGCTTAAAATTATCTCACCTACTATCGTGCATAAAACGGAAGTGGGCGGAGTACGTATTGTGGAACGTGAGCCAAGTAAGATTCGTTCTGCGTGGCGCCGTATGATGTACGAAGTACCGGAGAAGTATGCCCGTTGGATCGAGCAGAATCCTGAAGCATCTCCTGAAGAATACGCCGGACTTTCCGGTAGTGCTTTAGAAGAAGCGATTTCTCTGGATTTGAAAGGTGTGCTGCTTGTACAGTTCATGCCGCCGGATTCTGATACATTCGGCAACGAACTTATTGTCGGTCTAAGAAGAACCCGTGAGTTCGGAATGGTCTTAAGTGCTGGGCTTGGCGGTACTGACGCTGAGTTGTACGCGGAACGGTTTAAAAAAAGTCAGGCGATTGTTGCAGCATCAACAAAACTGACTGATGGCGAAGCGTTCTTTAATCATTTCAGACAGACTATTTCTTTTGAAAAACTAGCCGGACGCACACGCGGTCAGGAACGTATTGTATCTGATGATCAATTGCTGGAATGTTTTGATGCCTGCATTCTGCTGGCGAACTACTATTCCCCGACAAATCCTGAAGCTCCATTTATTATAGATGAATTTGAAATCAATCCGTTTGCATTTACAGATTTCCTCATGGTTCCGTTAGACGGTTTGTGCAGATTCTCCCTGCCGGAGAAGGCTATAACACCCCGTCCTGTTGCTAAAATTAAAAATCTGCTTCATCCGGAGACGATAGGTATCATCGGCGTGTCTGCTTCCCGTGAAAATTTTGGACGTATCATTCTTCGCAATGTGCTTGCAGAGGGATACCCTAAAGAGCAGGTGCGTATTATCCGTGATGGTTGTGATGAAATTGACGGAGTGCGTTGCATTCCTTCCGTGGATGCAGAAGGCAAGCTTGATCTGCTCGTTGTGGCTGTCCCTGCCAAACATCTTCCGGCTGTTGTTGATGAAGTTATCGAAAAAGACGCTGCAAGCAGTGTGATGCTGATTGCTGGCGGACTTGGAGAAACAGAAGAAAGTTACGAACGTGCACAGCAGGTGATTGCGCAAATCAATAAAGCACATGAATCCAGCGATGGCGGCCCTGTATTTATCGGGGCAAACTGCATGGGTATCGTCTCTCGTCCGGGTGGGTACAATACATGGTTCATCCCTGAAGATAAGTTTCCAAAGAATGGTCTTGGAACGCCGCGTCGTGCCGCACTGGTTAGCCAGAGCGGAGCATTTATGCTTTTCGGACTCAGCCGTTATCCGCACCTTTCCCCGAATTACATGATTTCAATGGGCAACCAGACCGACCTTACTTTAGGCGATATGGTTACCTACCTTAAAGATGATGACAATGTTGATGTGATCGCTGTGTATGCAGAAGGATTTAACGATCTTGACGGATTAGCATTTTGTCGTTCCGTGCGTGAAGCAGTGATGGCTGGTAAAGAGGTCGTATTCTACAAAGCCGGGCGCACACCTGAAGGCAAATCTGCAACCAGTGGACACACTGCATCGCTTGCTGGCGACTACATGGTGGCAGAAAGCTGTGTTCGACAGGCAGGCGCAGTTGTAGCGCAAACAGTCGAACAATTTCAGGATCTTTTTGTGCTTGCGGAAACACTTCATTCCAAAAAAGTGGAAGGTAACCGTCTTGGCGCGATCAGTGGTGCAGGGTTTGAAGCTGTAAGCATGGCTGACAGCATCGACGTGGGCACTTTTACCATGAAGCTCGCACCGTTTTCTGAAAAAGCTAACAATGGACTCCGAGCGTTATTGAAAGAAAAGCGTTTGGAATCCCTTGTGTCTATTTCAAACCCAATGGATATTACTCCAGCAGGGGATGATGAGTTGCACGTGGAAATCGCGAAAATCATGCTTGATGAACCTACTGTGGATGCAGTGGTCTTGGCGTTAACTCCGCTCAGCCCAATGATGCAGTCCCTTAATACCGAGAAGGGCGAGCCGTTCAGCATGCACAATGAAGAGAGCGTGCTGTCTCGTGCGTTGGAATTAGCAAAACAATCCGATAAGCCGCTTGTATGTGCATCTGATGGTGGTATGCTGTTTGAGCCGATGCGCGAAGCCTTGAATGAAGCAGGGGTTCCTGTTTTTCAAACTGCTGACAGAGCAGTGGCAGCGTTGGCGCGCTATGTTCAGTCACGTTTGCATGCTAAATCCATCCGTTGTGGTGGGTGTGGTATTCGTTAG
- a CDS encoding tRNA-dihydrouridine synthase, producing the protein MHATESFSAPITLRGRTIQNRLCLAPMAGLGHVAYRAIAAHYGGYGLLFTGMCSARAVPTENRHKSPVFNWQDEELPKLVCQLFGAAPDDMVIAAERIQEENFFGVDINMGCSVSPIVGKQCGADLMRDVDRACEMVEKMRKAVDIPLFVKFRTGWTNESGPAVAFAKMLEQAGADALTFHPRVAPDRRTKRPRIDDIRLVKEAVSIPIFGNGDVWDVPSAQSMMERTGCDGLAIGRGAISKPWIFAELSEGFEPTPETYKETLFMFLDQIEKWCDPTRAIKLYKKYCMYFAANFFYGNRLFGQLITGDSMEKMRENAERCFGDTIPKVGKSLNSLMMNR; encoded by the coding sequence ATGCACGCTACTGAATCTTTCTCTGCGCCTATTACTCTGCGCGGCAGAACCATCCAGAACCGCTTATGTCTCGCTCCAATGGCAGGACTCGGACACGTCGCCTATCGCGCAATTGCTGCGCACTACGGCGGATACGGACTATTGTTTACCGGTATGTGCAGCGCACGCGCAGTGCCTACCGAAAACCGACACAAGTCCCCTGTATTCAACTGGCAGGATGAAGAGCTACCAAAACTGGTATGCCAGCTTTTTGGTGCAGCACCAGACGACATGGTTATCGCTGCTGAGCGCATTCAAGAAGAAAATTTCTTTGGTGTTGATATCAACATGGGCTGCTCTGTTTCGCCAATCGTAGGAAAACAATGCGGTGCGGATCTCATGCGAGATGTTGACCGAGCCTGCGAGATGGTAGAAAAAATGCGCAAAGCTGTGGACATTCCGCTGTTTGTTAAATTCCGTACAGGTTGGACAAACGAATCAGGACCAGCCGTAGCTTTTGCAAAGATGCTGGAGCAAGCAGGTGCGGATGCCCTAACATTTCATCCACGAGTCGCCCCGGACAGACGTACAAAACGTCCGCGTATCGACGACATCAGGCTTGTAAAAGAAGCCGTCTCCATTCCTATTTTTGGAAACGGTGATGTATGGGACGTGCCATCAGCACAATCTATGATGGAGCGTACAGGGTGCGATGGTCTTGCCATCGGTCGTGGTGCCATATCTAAGCCGTGGATATTTGCAGAACTCAGTGAAGGATTCGAGCCAACACCCGAGACCTACAAAGAAACTCTTTTCATGTTTTTGGATCAAATCGAAAAATGGTGCGATCCTACCCGCGCAATCAAGCTCTACAAAAAATACTGCATGTATTTTGCCGCAAACTTCTTTTACGGCAACCGTCTTTTTGGGCAGTTGATTACTGGCGATTCCATGGAGAAAATGCGCGAAAACGCTGAACGTTGTTTCGGAGACACAATCCCGAAAGTTGGTAAGAGTCTCAATTCTCTTATGATGAACCGTTAG
- the yfcE gene encoding phosphodiesterase, translating into MKILFISDLHGSYDRAKTVLDKAENFNPDFIVLLGDLLYHGPRNPLPEGHDPKATVVLLNSYKDKIIAVRGNCDAEVDQMVLDFPMMSDFSWLVADGRRIFLTHGHLWNPENMPPLTAGDTFVYGHVHRPKAYTDENGINIWNPGSCSLPKQSDRPTYATFEDNTFRVFELNDTCILEQTL; encoded by the coding sequence ATGAAAATTTTATTTATCTCAGATTTGCACGGTTCTTACGACCGTGCAAAAACTGTTTTGGACAAGGCAGAAAATTTTAACCCAGACTTTATTGTATTGCTTGGGGATCTGCTCTACCACGGCCCTCGTAATCCTCTTCCAGAGGGACACGACCCTAAGGCAACTGTTGTTCTGTTGAACAGCTACAAAGACAAAATTATTGCGGTGCGCGGTAATTGCGATGCTGAAGTCGATCAGATGGTACTCGACTTTCCAATGATGTCTGATTTCTCATGGCTGGTAGCAGACGGTCGTCGCATCTTCCTGACACATGGACATTTATGGAATCCGGAAAATATGCCTCCGCTCACTGCCGGAGACACGTTTGTGTACGGTCATGTTCACCGTCCTAAAGCATACACCGACGAAAACGGCATCAACATTTGGAACCCGGGTTCCTGTTCGCTCCCTAAACAGAGTGACCGTCCTACCTATGCTACATTTGAAGACAACACATTCCGCGTTTTTGAATTAAACGACACCTGCATTCTTGAACAAACTTTGTAG
- a CDS encoding Hsp20/alpha crystallin family protein codes for MQQMPKIMGKRPRIQPPADFVEREDGFYLYLDMPGVDKEKLLLDIENDKLSIQAKSDFGLTAGERVHSMEFGEVEYCARFEVSELVDKEKVSAKFENGVLTIYLPKRIEAPPKRIKIEVL; via the coding sequence ATGCAGCAGATGCCTAAAATAATGGGAAAACGCCCACGAATACAACCACCGGCAGATTTTGTTGAACGCGAAGACGGGTTCTATCTCTATCTCGATATGCCGGGAGTGGACAAAGAAAAGTTGCTTTTAGACATTGAAAACGACAAACTCTCGATTCAAGCCAAGTCCGATTTCGGACTCACCGCCGGTGAACGTGTACACTCCATGGAATTTGGGGAAGTGGAGTACTGCGCGCGGTTCGAAGTAAGCGAGCTTGTGGACAAAGAGAAAGTAAGCGCAAAGTTTGAAAACGGCGTGCTCACGATTTATCTTCCTAAACGGATAGAAGCGCCGCCTAAGCGGATAAAAATAGAAGTTTTATAA
- a CDS encoding Hsp20/alpha crystallin family protein: protein MVINYGSFYDFPHLFDKLMNDLHDPQLTAPRRSTFPPLYISEDDTSVFVRALLPGAAMEDVELIIEDNTLVLKGDLKPIQGKYHQQERPTGSFQRLVKINVPIHKDGITATMKSGMLFVQLPKSTAMQPRTIHIQPR, encoded by the coding sequence ATGGTTATTAACTATGGATCGTTTTACGACTTCCCTCATCTGTTTGATAAACTGATGAATGATTTGCACGACCCGCAACTCACCGCCCCACGACGCTCCACGTTTCCCCCGCTGTACATAAGCGAGGATGACACAAGCGTGTTTGTGCGGGCTTTACTGCCGGGTGCTGCAATGGAAGATGTCGAGTTGATTATTGAAGACAATACGCTTGTCCTGAAAGGCGATCTGAAGCCAATTCAAGGAAAATACCACCAGCAGGAGCGCCCGACAGGGTCATTTCAGCGGTTGGTAAAAATCAACGTACCAATCCATAAAGACGGCATTACTGCCACCATGAAATCCGGTATGCTGTTTGTTCAGCTTCCTAAGTCCACGGCAATGCAGCCGCGCACAATCCATATTCAACCAAGGTAG
- a CDS encoding Trm112 family protein codes for MTVQADLLNILACPKCKNSLKLTKDKDGLSCSKCKVVYPIREDIPVMLVEEAVSQEAWDNGTRDARK; via the coding sequence GTGACTGTTCAAGCTGATTTGTTAAATATTCTCGCCTGCCCTAAATGTAAGAATTCACTGAAACTTACTAAAGATAAAGACGGACTATCCTGCTCAAAGTGTAAAGTTGTATACCCTATTCGTGAAGATATTCCTGTGATGCTGGTTGAAGAAGCCGTTTCACAAGAAGCATGGGACAACGGAACACGCGACGCACGCAAGTAG
- a CDS encoding PHP domain-containing protein, with protein MARTYIDLHTHSTASDGSDSPEELVRLAKKGNVTTLALTDHDTVAGVEEAMETGKELGVEVIAGCELGVKTEFGEIHLLGLWLDPKAPKLQSIMSELRGYRAERNKIIVEKLQTLGMNITYEEVLEAAGDGSVGRPHIAQVLVNKKYFKSVKKVFEDMLCDGGKAYVPKKVLDPIEGVKLLKEEGATVSWAHMCIHRQSTEYLSDTIATLKPHGLDALEAYHSEHGAASTRLVVELAAIHGLALTGGSDYHGAVKPNITLGRGKGGLYVPHSVLDNLKELRRKQGLPV; from the coding sequence ATGGCGCGAACATATATTGATTTACATACGCATTCAACAGCTTCTGACGGAAGCGATTCTCCCGAAGAGCTGGTTAGGCTGGCAAAAAAAGGTAATGTAACCACACTTGCCTTAACAGATCATGACACCGTAGCGGGTGTTGAAGAAGCTATGGAAACCGGTAAAGAGCTCGGAGTAGAAGTCATTGCCGGTTGTGAGCTTGGAGTGAAAACAGAGTTCGGCGAAATTCATCTTCTCGGTCTGTGGCTTGATCCCAAGGCTCCCAAGCTGCAATCTATAATGAGTGAGTTGCGCGGGTACCGAGCTGAGCGTAACAAAATTATTGTTGAAAAGCTTCAGACTCTCGGTATGAACATTACCTACGAAGAAGTACTTGAAGCAGCAGGCGACGGTTCTGTTGGTCGTCCACATATTGCTCAGGTTCTCGTTAATAAAAAATATTTCAAAAGCGTGAAAAAAGTTTTTGAAGATATGTTGTGCGATGGTGGCAAAGCATATGTTCCTAAAAAAGTACTCGATCCTATCGAGGGCGTTAAGTTGCTGAAAGAGGAAGGAGCTACAGTCTCATGGGCGCATATGTGCATTCATCGTCAGTCTACAGAGTATCTTAGTGATACAATCGCAACGCTAAAACCACACGGATTGGATGCGTTGGAAGCTTATCACAGCGAGCATGGGGCTGCTTCAACTAGACTTGTTGTTGAACTTGCAGCCATACATGGACTTGCACTCACCGGCGGTTCGGATTATCACGGCGCGGTGAAGCCTAATATTACGCTTGGTCGTGGTAAGGGTGGATTGTATGTGCCGCACAGTGTGCTCGATAACTTAAAAGAACTACGCCGCAAGCAGGGGCTTCCTGTTTAG